A section of the Deinococcus multiflagellatus genome encodes:
- a CDS encoding TroA family protein codes for MTNPYAEWFEQLRSEYGEQLRAMPLPEGLPEHLRQLISAHDEDAIQFMIKLAWQFGAQVGYAAGSREGVSPAVKLPTNRVQA; via the coding sequence ATGACGAACCCTTACGCCGAGTGGTTCGAGCAGCTCCGCAGTGAATACGGGGAGCAGCTCCGCGCCATGCCCCTCCCCGAAGGCTTGCCCGAGCACCTGCGCCAGCTGATCAGCGCGCACGACGAGGACGCCATTCAGTTCATGATCAAGCTGGCGTGGCAGTTCGGCGCCCAGGTCGGCTACGCTGCTGGGAGCCGTGAAGGCGTGTCGCCAGCGGTCAAGCTGCCAACAAACCGCGTTCAGGCATAA